A genomic window from Fusarium oxysporum Fo47 chromosome X, complete sequence includes:
- a CDS encoding Metallo-dependent phosphatase-like protein translates to MFSHENEYEINTHSSTAHSHADFPWYPLQTRIQDVIAPGRLIIVGDVHGRLPELKKLVEKVAYSKPNGDKLILVGDLINKGPDSPGVVQLAMELGASAIRGNNEDRVLAAHSAIKRGEDTKLVERLKRLALEAEKEKDKKDGEPAPSETKDDLKSISPEDLKPYSSESDFTTAANLSDEQISWLASQPLVLRIKLRKGATSPPWNSGTLLVAHGGLVPLLPLEEQDLWAVMNMRGLVYPDPEATVTEPIRAGLLKGAKSRTRRYAACGDVNDADIKTELSKWADIVNNGEGFSGQYKEGVIGFPLETREGDWWIDAWNRWQNSIGDPEKRSIVVYGHDARVGIQVGADSPEVARYTFGLDSGCVYGKSLTAMIIDEKEDGKGLSHSIVQVDAIKKGEGKEGEAV, encoded by the coding sequence ATGTTCTCTCACGAAAATGAATACGAGATAAATACACATTCCTCTACCGCGCACTCTCATGCCGATTTTCCGTGGTACCCCTTGCAGACTCGTATTCAAGATGTCATCGCCCCAGGCAGACTCATAATCGTCGGTGACGTACACGGCCGTCTGCCCGAACTGAAGAAATTAGTGGAAAAAGTCGCGTATAGCAAGCCCAATGGCGACAAACTTATTCTCGTCGgggacttgatcaacaaGGGTCCTGATAGTCCGGGTGTTGTCCAGTTGGCGATGGAGCTTGGGGCGAGTGCGATAAGAGGGAATAATGAAGACAGGGTGCTTGCTGCGCATTCTGCTATCAAAAGGGGGGAGGATACGAAGCTTGTTGAGCggttgaagaggctggcGCTTGAAGCGGAAAAggagaaagacaagaaggatgGCGAACCGGCCCCATCCGAGACGAAGGACGATTTGAAGTCAATATCACCAGAGGACCTCAAACCTTACAGTTCGGAAAGCGACTTTACAACTGCCGCCAACCTTAGCGATGAGCAAATTTCCTGGTTAGCCTCACAACCGCTAGTTCTACGGATCAAACTACGAAAGGGAGCAACATCACCGCCCTGGAACTCTGGGACTCTGCTTGTCGCGCACGGCGGTCTAGTTCCCTTACTTCCACTGGAAGAACAAGATTTATGGGCTGTCATGAACATGCGAGGACTGGTATATCCAGACCCAGAGGCTACTGTCACCGAACCCATTCGAGCAGGTCTACTCAAGGGAGCCAAGAGTCGGACACGACGCTATGCTGCATGTGGCGATGTCAATGATGCTGATATAAAGACCGAGCTATCAAAATGGGCAGATATTGTTAATAACGGCGAAGGCTTCAGTGGTCAGTACAAAGAGGGTGTTATTGGATTTCCTCTCGAAACCCGAGAAGGCGATTGGTGGATTGATGCTTGGAATCGATGGCAGAACTCGATTGGGGATCCTGAGAAGCGAAGTATCGTCGTTTATGGCCATGATGCAAGAGTTGGAATACAAGTTGGCGCAGACTCGCCCGAGGTTGCAAGATACACCTTTGGTCTGGACTCTGGCTGTGTATATGGGAAGAGCTTAACGGCTATGatcattgatgagaaggaggatggtaaGGGACTGTCGCATTCGATAGTCCAGGTTGATGCGATCAAGAAGggtgaaggaaaagaaggagaggcGGTCTGA